The Rattus rattus isolate New Zealand chromosome X, Rrattus_CSIRO_v1, whole genome shotgun sequence genome has a window encoding:
- the LOC116889106 gene encoding LOW QUALITY PROTEIN: BTB/POZ domain-containing protein 10-like (The sequence of the model RefSeq protein was modified relative to this genomic sequence to represent the inferred CDS: inserted 1 base in 1 codon) has product MSLHGASGGHETSRDRSQDSSLERAESQLTPSIRNVTSPTRQHHTELTKDNSSSRPSSLCPPRASPNGSISSAGNSSRNNSQSSSDGSYKTSGEMAFVYENAKEGAQNVRTSERVTLIVDNTRFVVDRSIFTAHPNTMLGRMFGSDREYNFSRPNEKGEYEVARGIGSTVFRAILDYYKTGIMSCPDGISIPELREACNCLCISFEDSTIKCRDLGALMNELSNNGARREFEFYLEEMILPLMVARAQDGERECHIVVLTDDDVVDWDEEYPPQMGEEYSQVIHSTKLYRFSKYIENRNVAISVLKERGLKKIRCGIEGYPTNKEKVKKRPGGRPEVIYNYVQRPFIQMSWEKEEGKSQHVNSQCVKSKSITNLAAPAADIAQDQLVVMHPTPQEDELDSLPRHPAXGNNDLDPGAQKSML; this is encoded by the exons ATGAGTCTGCATGGTGCTAGTGGTGGACATGAGACATCAAGGGACAGATCACAAGATTCATCTCTTGAGAGAGCGGAGTCTCAGCTCACTCCTTCCATTCGAAACGTGACttcaccaacaaggcagcatcaTACTGAACTTACAAAAGACAATAGTTCGTCTCGTCCAAGCAGTCTTTGTCCTCCAAGAGCATCCCCAAATGGCTCCATAAGCAGTGCTGGGAACAGTAGCAGGAACAACAGCCAGTCAAGCTCAGATGGTAGCTATAAGACATCTGGGGAGATGGCGTTTGTGTATGAGAATGCAAAAGAAGGGGCTCAGAATGTGAGGACATCTGAGCGAGTGACCCTGATAGTGGATAACACCAGATTTGTTGTGGACCGGTCCATTTTTACTGCACATCCAAATACAATGTTGGGCAGAATGTTTGGATCTGACCGGGAATATAATTTCTCACGTCCCAATGAGAAGGGAGAATATGAGGTGGCAAGGGGAATTGGTTCTACTGTATTTCGGGCTATTTTGGATTACTATAAGACAGGAATTATGAGTTGTCCTGATGGCATATCTATTCCTGAACTGAGAGAAGCATGCAATtgcctttgtatttcttttgaagACAGCACAATTAAATGTAGAGATCTCGGTGCCCTTATGAATGAGTTATCAAACAATGGTGCACGTAGAGAATTTGAATTTTATCTGGAAGAAATGATCCTCCCTCTCATGGTAGCAAGGGCCCAGGATGGAGAACGAGAGTGTCATATCGTTGTGCTTACAGACGATGATGTGGTTGATTGGGATGAGGAGTATCCACCACAGATGGGAGAGGAGTATTCACAGGTTATTCATAGCACAAAATTATATAGATTCTCAAAGTacattgaaaacagaaatgtgGCCATATCAGTTTTGAAAGAGAGGGGTCTTAAGAAGATTAGATGTGGAATAGAAGGCTACCCtaccaacaaagaaaaagttaagaaaagGCCAGGGGGCCGTCCAGAAGTCATTTACAACTATGTCCAAAGACCCTTCATTCAAATGtcctgggagaaggaggaaggaaagagtcagCATGTCAACTCTCAGTGTGTAAAGAGTAAATCTATCACCAACCTGGCAGCACCTGCTGCAGACATTGCCCAGGACCAGCTGGTAGTCATGCACCCTACTCCCCAGGAGGATGAGCTGGATAGCCTTCCCAGACACCCCG TCGGCAACAATGACCTCGATCCTGGCGCACAGAAGTCAATGCTGTGA